Genomic segment of Streptomyces zhihengii:
CGGATCTGCGAGGTCGGCCTCGACGGCCGCCACGGCCGCCCCGAGCCGCTCCAGCGACGCGCCGATCCCCTCGGCGGCGCCGGGCTCCTCGCCCCAGGCCATGCGCCGGTCGTAGGGGGTCCAGAAGGTGAACGCGATGTCCCACCCGGACGCGGCGAGCCGCTCCGCGACACCGGCCCCGATCCCGGCGGTGCGCCCCACCCCCGTCACCAGGGCGACGGGACGGGTGGTGGGCGTTGCTGCGGCGACGGAGTCCATCCGCGTGATGCTGTCCGGCCGCCGGGGCCGGGGCAACCGGGTTTCGCGGTTGCGCGGCGGCACGGGGCGGGAGGGGGTGCCCCCGGCCGGGCGGCCCCCTCAGGCTCCGGCGCGGAACTGTTCGATCACGCGGCCGTAGCTGTCGCGGCCGTGGCCCGACGCGACGGTCCGGGTCATCAGGTCGCGGTGGAGCTCCGGGAGGCGGGTGTCGACGCCGCGGTCGCGGGAGGCCTCCAGGAGGTGCTGGACCGCGGCGAGCTGGATGTCGACCGTCGCGTCGTCCCCGGGGTAGCTGCCCGCGTCGATCTGGGGCGCGTAGGTGTCCATGAAGCCGCCCACCCCGGCCAGCCAGCGGATCGCCAGGGGCGTGAACGCGCGTGCCGGGACGCCGTCCGCGCCGACCAGGGCCGTGGCGTGCAGCCAGCCCGCGAAGACGGACCACATCAGGCCGAGCAGCCCCGCGTCGTGGAGCGAGGCGAGGCCCGCGTCCTCGCCGAGGTCCACGGGGTCGCCGAGGGCCGCGATCGTCGCGCGGTGCTCGGCGAACGCGGCGGCCGACCCGCTGCACAGGATCATGCTCCGCGGGTCGCCGACGCCGGGCGGCGTGGTCATCACCGCCCCGTCGACGTAGGCGCAGCCGTGCCCGGCGGCCCAGGCCGCGTTCTCGCGGGCCTGCTCGGGCGAGCCGGACGTGAGGTTCAGCAGGGTGCGTCCGGCCAGCTCCGGGGCCACCGGGTCCAGCAGCTCGTGGACGGCCTCGTCGTCGCGGACGCAGACCACGACGACGGCGCTGCCGCGCACCGCGTCGGCGACCGAGGCCGCCCGCACGGCGCCGCGTCCGACCAGGGCGTCGGCCTTGTCCGGGGTGCGGTTCCAGACGGTGGTCGTCCGGCCGGCGGACAGGAAGGCCCCGGCGAGCGCCGAGCCCATCCTGCCGAGACCGAGCACGGACACCGCGGGAGCGGACGGAGCCCCGGCGGCAGCGCGGGACGCGTCGAGTGGGGCGGCAGCGCGGGACGCGGCGTCGAGAGGGGCGGCGGCGGGTGCGGGGAGGGCGTCGGACATCAGGGAGTCGCTCCATGGATCGGTCGGTCCGGTGGGTCCGGCCGGCCGGGCGGGCCGGTCGGTCGGGGTTCCACCCTCGCAACCGCCCCGCCCGCCCGACAGTGGCAGAAACGACCACGGCCGCAAAGATCCTGCCGTAGCGTCGGCGCCCATGAACACGTCACCCGTTCCGCCGGGTCCCGGTGTCGTCGCGATCGCCGTGGTCCCCGATCCCCGGGTCGGGCTCTCCCTGTGGGAGATGTACGAACTGACCATCGCCTGCACGGTGTTCGGCATCCCCCAGCCGGACCTCGCCGACCCCTGGTACACGCTGCGGCTCTGCGGGGACGCCGCGGCCGAGCCGGTCGCCGCCGGTCTCTTCACCCCGCGACCCACCCACCCGCTCGGCGGTCTCGTGGGCGCGGACACCGTGATCGTGCCCTCCGTCCCGGACGCCTGCGTCGAGGACGGCGAGCCGGTCCCCGAAGCCCTCGTCGAGGCCCTGCGCGCCGCGGCGGCCTCCGGTGCCCGGATGGTCTCGCTGTGCACGGGCGCCTTCGCCCTCGCGGCGGCCGGACTGCTCGACGGACGGCGGGCGACCGCGCACTGGCAGCACACGGGGCAGCTCGCCGCCCGGCACCCCGCGGTGCGGGTCGACGACTCGGTGCTCTACACGGACGAGGGCGGGGTGCTGACCAGCGCGGGCGCGACGGCCGCCCTGGACCTGTGCCTCCATCTGGTGCGCCGCGACCTCGGCGCGCAGGTGGCCGGGCGGCTCGCCCGCCGGCTCGTCGTGCCGGTCCACCGCGGCGGCGGCCAGGCCCAGTTCATCGAGCACCCCGTGCCGGAGACCGACGACGACGGGCTGGGCCCGGTGCTCCAGTGGGCCACCCGGCATCTCGACAAGCCGCTGAGCGTCGCCGAGCTGGCGCGCCGGGCCCGGATGAGCCCGCGCACCTTCCACCGCCGTCTCCTGGCGGCCACCGGCACCACACCGCTGCGCTGGCTGCTGACCCAGCGGCTCGCCCTCGCGCAGTCCCTGCTGGAGACCACCGGGCTGCCGGTGGAGCGGATCGGCGAACGCTGCGGCCTCGGCGGCGCGGCGAACCTGCGCCACCACTTCACCCGGGCGTTCGGGATCCCGCCGAGCGAGTACCGCCGGTCGTTCGACGCGTCCACGGCGTCCACGGCGTCCACACCGGCCGCGGCGCCGCCCTCGGCGGCGCCGCGGCCGGCGCTCACGCCTTCGGCGCCACCTTGGACAGGCCGTTGATGATGCGGTCCATCGCGTCGCCGCCCGTCGGGTCGGTGAGGTTGGCCAGCATCTTGAGCGTGAACTTCATCAGCATCGGGTGGGTGAGCCCGCGCTGCGTCGCGATCTTCATGACCTTCGGGTTGCCGATGAGCTTCACGAAGGCCCGGCCGAGCGTGTAGTACCCGCCGTAGGTGTCCTTGAGGACCTTCGGGTAGCGCTGGAGCGCCAGCTCGCGCTGGGCCGGGGTGCGGCGGGCGTGGGCCTGCACGATGACATCGGCGGCGATCTGGCCGGATTCCATCGCGTAGGCGATGCCCTCGCCGTTGAACGGGTTGACGAGCCCGCCCGCGTCACCGACGAGCAGCAGGCCCTTGGTGTAGTGCGGCTGGCGGTTGAACGCCATCGGCAGCGCGGCGCCGCGGATCGGGCCGGTCATGTTCTCGTCGGTGTAGCCCCAGTCCTCGGGCATCGACGCGCACCAGGCCTTGAGGACCTCGCGCCAGTCCAGCTCCTTGAAGGAGGAGGACGTGTTGAGCACGCCGAGGCCGACGTTGGAGGTGCCGTCGCCCATGCCGAAGATCCAGCCGTAGCCGGGCAGCAGCCGGTCCTCGCCGGGGCCGCGGCGGTCCCACAGCTCCAGCCACGACTCCAGGTAGTCGTCGTCGTGGCGGGGCGAGGTGAAGTAGGTGCGCACGGCCACGCCCATGGGGCGGTCCTCGCGCCGGTGCAGCCCCATCGCCAGGGAGATGCGCGAGGAGTTGCCGTCCGCGGCGACGACCAGCGGGGCGCTGAAGGTGACCGGGAGCTTCTCCTCGCCGAGCTTCGCGTGCACGCCGGTGATCCGGCCGGTGCGCTCGTCGACCACCGGGGCGCCGACGTTGCACCGCTCGTAGAGCCGGGCGCCGGCCTTCTGCGCCTGCCGGGCGAGCTGCTCGTCGAAGTCGTCGCGCTTGCGGACGAGTCCGTAGTCCGGGTAGGAGGCGAGATCCGGCCAGTCGAGCTGGAGGCGCACCCCGCCGCCGATGATCCGCAGGCCCTTGTTGCGCAGCCAGCCGGCCTCTTCGGAGATGTCGATGCCCATGGAGACGAGCTGCTTGGTGGCACGCGGCGTGAGGCCGTCGCCGCAGACCTTCTCGCGCGGGAACGCCGTCTTCTCCAGCAGCAGCACGTCCAGGCCCGCCTTGGCGAGGTAGTACGCCGTGGTGGAGCCGGCGGGGCCCGCGCCGACGACGATCACATCGGCGGTGTGCTCGGTGAGGGCTTCGGTCACGGCGGGATCTCCCGAAGATTCGATTCGATATTGCGTACCGAACGGCACAGGACATGTGCAGTCTATGGGGGCGTACGCTTCCGCCGACTGAAGGGCTCCATCTATGAGCGGCAGGTCCCTCCCCGCTGTCCGGCTGCGCGTCCCCACGGACGAGGACGCCCTGGCCTGGCACCGGATCTTCGCCGACCCCGACGTCATGGAGTTCCACGGCGGGAAGGCGGCCGAGCTTTCGGTCTACGAGGAGCTCACCGCGCGCCAGCGGCGGCACGACGCCGAACGCGGCTTCTGCTTCTGGACGATGCTCGACGAGGACGGCGAGGTCATCGGCTTCACGGGCGCGCAGCCCTGGCCGCACACGGAGTTCGGGCCGGTCGGCGAGATCGAGATCGGCTGGCGGCTCGCCCGCCGCGCCTGGGGCAAGGGCTACGCGACGGCGGCGGCCCGCACCACCCTGGAGCGGGTCAAGGCCGCCGGGGTGGACCAGGTGGTGGCGATGGTGAACGCGCGCAACGAGCGCTCCATCGCGGTGATCAAGCGGCTGGGGATGGAGCTCTCGGAGTCCTTCACCACACCGGTCGGCAAGCAGCAGGGGTACTGCTTCCGGCTGGCGCTGGCCTGACGGCCCCGTCCCGCGGCGGTCGCGCCGCCGCGGGACCTCGCGGCACCGCCGGACGTCACGGCACCGCAAGGCGTCACAGCACCGCGGGACGTCACAGCACCGCGGGACGTCACAGCACCGCGGGACGCCACGGCACCGCAAGGCGTCACGGAGCCGCGGGACGTCACGGAGCCGCGGGACGTCAGAAGACCGAGAGCCCCGTCAGCGTGGTGAAGCGGTCCAGCGCGGCCACCCCCGCGACCGAGTTGCCGCGCGCGTCCAGGCCCGGGCTCCACACGCACAGCGTGCAGTGCCCGGGCACCACGGCCACGATCCCGCCGCCCACACCGCTCTTGCCGGGCAGACCGACCCGGTGGGCGAAGTCCCCGGCCGCGTCGTAGGTGCCGCAGGTCAGCATCACGGCGTTGATCTGCTTGGCCTCGCTGCGGGTGAGCAGGCGCGAGCCGTCGGCCCGCAGGCCGTGGCGGGCCAGGAACCGCGCGGCCAGGGTGAGATCGGCGCAGCTCATCTCGATCGAGCACTGCCAGAAGTAGTGGTCGAGCAGCGCCGGGACCGGGCCCGCGATGTTGCCGTACGAGGCCATGAAGTGGGCGAGGGCGGCGTTGCGGTCGCCGTGCGCGGCCTCCGACGCGGCGACCTCGGCGTCGAAGCCGAGCTCCGGATTGCCGCTCTCCGCGCGCAGGAACTCCAGCAGTTCGCTGCTCGCGTCGCCGGTCAGCGTCTGGAGGGCGTCGGTGACGACCAGCGCCCCGGCGTTGATGAACGGATTGCGCGGGATGCCGTTCTCGTACTCCAGCTGCACCAGGGAGTTGAACGGATTGCCGGACGGCTCCCTGCCGACCCGCCGCCACAGGGTGTCGCCGCCGGCCGCCAGCACGAGCGCCAGCGTGAAGACCTTGGTGATCGACTGCGCGGAGAACGGGTGCCGCCAGTCCCCCACCCCGTGGACGTTGCCGTGCAGATCGGCGACGGCCATCCCGAAGCGGCCCGGGTCCACCCCGGCGAGCGCCGGGATGTACGCGGCCGGGCGGCCGCTGCCGACCAGCGGGGCGACGTCGGCGGCGACCTGTTCCAGGACGGCCCGGTAGTCCGGGGCGACGGCGTGCTGCTCCACGGTTCCAGGGCCTCTTGTCCGGAGCCCGGCGCGGGCGCCTACGCCTGCTTGGTGCCGCGGTGGAGGGCCACGATCCCGCCGCTCAGGTTGCGCCAGGCCACCCGCGACCAGCCCGCCTGCTGGAGCTGCCGGGCGAGCCCCGGCTGGTCGGGCCAGCTCTGGATCGACTCGGCGAGGTAGACGTACGCGTCGGGGTTGGAGGAGACGGCGCGCGCGACCGGCGGCAGCGCCCGCATCAGGTACTCCTCGTACACCGTGCGGAACGGCGCCCAGGTGGGGTGCGAGAACTCGCAGATGACCACCCGGCCGCCGGGCTTCGTCACCCGGTACAGCTCGCGCAGCGCCCGGCCGGTGTCCTGCACGTTGCGCAGACCGAAGGAGATCGTCACGGCGTCGAAGACCCCGTCGGCGAAGGGCAGTCGGGTGGCGTCGCCGGCGGTCAGCGGCAGCCAGGGGTGGCGCTTCTTGCCCTCGCGGAGCATGCCGAGGGAGAAGTCGCAGGGCACGACGTACGCGCCGGCGGCGGTGAACGGCAGGGACGAGGTGCCGGTGCCCGCCGCGAGGTCGAGGATCCGCTGCGCGGGCCGGGCGTCGACCGCCTTGGCGACCTCCTTGCGCCACCGCCGGTCCTGGCCGAGCGAGAGCACGTCGTTGGTGAGGTCGTAGTTCGCCGCCACGTCGTCGAACATCGAGGCGACTTCGTGCGGCTGCTTGTCCAGGGTTGCTCGGGTCACGGACCCCATTGAAGCAGCCCCGCACCGTGCACCGGCCGCGCCCCCGCCCGGCCGGGCTCCGCGCCGGGGGCGGGGCCCGGGCACGGAAAGAGGCCGGAAAGGCGGCGCGGGAGAAGCGCAGAAGAGGGCGCGGAAATCCGTGCGCAACCTTCCCGGCGCGGGAGCGCTCTGGGTACGGGTGACAGCCACCACGGAGGGGGAGGCCGGTGCCACCCGACCACCAGCACGAGTTCGAGGCGTTCGCGCGGGCGAACCAGCGCCGGCTCCAGCGGACGGCGTACCTGCTGTGCGGTGACGCCGACGCGGCGCGCGACCTGACCCAGACGACCCTCGCCAAGCTGTTCCAGCACTGGCGGAAGGTGTCCGCGGCGGACCATCCCCACGCCTACGCGAGGACCGTGCTGACCCGGACCTTCCTCGCCGAGCGGCGGCGCGGTCTGCGTGACCTTCTCGCGCACCGCCACGTCGATCCACCGCCGCCGCCCGCGCACACCGAGCTGCGCATCACGCTGCTCGCCGCGCTGGACGAACTCCCGCCGCGCGCACGGGCGATGGTCGTCCTGCGCTACTGGGAGGACCAGAGCGTCGCCTCGGTGGCGCGGCTGATGCTGTGCAGCGAGGGCACCGTCAAGAGCCAGTGCTCACGCGCGCTCGCCCGGCTCCGCGCCTCGCTGGGCGAGGCCCGCCTCCACCTCATGGAAGGGTGACGAACCGCGATGCGGCA
This window contains:
- a CDS encoding NAD(P)-dependent oxidoreductase → MSDALPAPAAAPLDAASRAAAPLDASRAAAGAPSAPAVSVLGLGRMGSALAGAFLSAGRTTTVWNRTPDKADALVGRGAVRAASVADAVRGSAVVVVCVRDDEAVHELLDPVAPELAGRTLLNLTSGSPEQARENAAWAAGHGCAYVDGAVMTTPPGVGDPRSMILCSGSAAAFAEHRATIAALGDPVDLGEDAGLASLHDAGLLGLMWSVFAGWLHATALVGADGVPARAFTPLAIRWLAGVGGFMDTYAPQIDAGSYPGDDATVDIQLAAVQHLLEASRDRGVDTRLPELHRDLMTRTVASGHGRDSYGRVIEQFRAGA
- a CDS encoding helix-turn-helix domain-containing protein, translated to MNTSPVPPGPGVVAIAVVPDPRVGLSLWEMYELTIACTVFGIPQPDLADPWYTLRLCGDAAAEPVAAGLFTPRPTHPLGGLVGADTVIVPSVPDACVEDGEPVPEALVEALRAAAASGARMVSLCTGAFALAAAGLLDGRRATAHWQHTGQLAARHPAVRVDDSVLYTDEGGVLTSAGATAALDLCLHLVRRDLGAQVAGRLARRLVVPVHRGGGQAQFIEHPVPETDDDGLGPVLQWATRHLDKPLSVAELARRARMSPRTFHRRLLAATGTTPLRWLLTQRLALAQSLLETTGLPVERIGERCGLGGAANLRHHFTRAFGIPPSEYRRSFDASTASTASTPAAAPPSAAPRPALTPSAPPWTGR
- a CDS encoding geranylgeranyl reductase family protein, with the protein product MTEALTEHTADVIVVGAGPAGSTTAYYLAKAGLDVLLLEKTAFPREKVCGDGLTPRATKQLVSMGIDISEEAGWLRNKGLRIIGGGVRLQLDWPDLASYPDYGLVRKRDDFDEQLARQAQKAGARLYERCNVGAPVVDERTGRITGVHAKLGEEKLPVTFSAPLVVAADGNSSRISLAMGLHRREDRPMGVAVRTYFTSPRHDDDYLESWLELWDRRGPGEDRLLPGYGWIFGMGDGTSNVGLGVLNTSSSFKELDWREVLKAWCASMPEDWGYTDENMTGPIRGAALPMAFNRQPHYTKGLLLVGDAGGLVNPFNGEGIAYAMESGQIAADVIVQAHARRTPAQRELALQRYPKVLKDTYGGYYTLGRAFVKLIGNPKVMKIATQRGLTHPMLMKFTLKMLANLTDPTGGDAMDRIINGLSKVAPKA
- a CDS encoding GNAT family N-acetyltransferase yields the protein MSGRSLPAVRLRVPTDEDALAWHRIFADPDVMEFHGGKAAELSVYEELTARQRRHDAERGFCFWTMLDEDGEVIGFTGAQPWPHTEFGPVGEIEIGWRLARRAWGKGYATAAARTTLERVKAAGVDQVVAMVNARNERSIAVIKRLGMELSESFTTPVGKQQGYCFRLALA
- a CDS encoding glutaminase — translated: MEQHAVAPDYRAVLEQVAADVAPLVGSGRPAAYIPALAGVDPGRFGMAVADLHGNVHGVGDWRHPFSAQSITKVFTLALVLAAGGDTLWRRVGREPSGNPFNSLVQLEYENGIPRNPFINAGALVVTDALQTLTGDASSELLEFLRAESGNPELGFDAEVAASEAAHGDRNAALAHFMASYGNIAGPVPALLDHYFWQCSIEMSCADLTLAARFLARHGLRADGSRLLTRSEAKQINAVMLTCGTYDAAGDFAHRVGLPGKSGVGGGIVAVVPGHCTLCVWSPGLDARGNSVAGVAALDRFTTLTGLSVF
- a CDS encoding demethylmenaquinone methyltransferase produces the protein MTRATLDKQPHEVASMFDDVAANYDLTNDVLSLGQDRRWRKEVAKAVDARPAQRILDLAAGTGTSSLPFTAAGAYVVPCDFSLGMLREGKKRHPWLPLTAGDATRLPFADGVFDAVTISFGLRNVQDTGRALRELYRVTKPGGRVVICEFSHPTWAPFRTVYEEYLMRALPPVARAVSSNPDAYVYLAESIQSWPDQPGLARQLQQAGWSRVAWRNLSGGIVALHRGTKQA
- a CDS encoding SigE family RNA polymerase sigma factor → MPPDHQHEFEAFARANQRRLQRTAYLLCGDADAARDLTQTTLAKLFQHWRKVSAADHPHAYARTVLTRTFLAERRRGLRDLLAHRHVDPPPPPAHTELRITLLAALDELPPRARAMVVLRYWEDQSVASVARLMLCSEGTVKSQCSRALARLRASLGEARLHLMEG